In one window of Solanum pennellii chromosome 2, SPENNV200 DNA:
- the LOC107011698 gene encoding DAG protein, chloroplastic produces the protein MAALKLPSFSKTLNPNSQFQNLPKTPTFLLSLSYPFLTTSLSSIPPSTSSRFPVVRAISDGEYSSKRSSNSDERETIMLPGCDYNHWLIVMEFPKDPAPTREQMIDTYLDTLATVLGSMEEAKKNMYAFSTTTYTGFQCTVSEETSEKFKGLPGVLWVLPDSYIDVKNKDYGGDKYINGEIIPCQYPTYQPKQANRTRSKSKAYVRRRDGPPPERTRQAAAPESSS, from the exons ATGGCAGCTCTCAAACTTCCTTCTTTTTCCaaaaccttaaaccctaattCTCAATTCCAAAACCTCCCTAAAACCCcaacttttcttctttctctttcctACCCTTTTCTCACCACCTCTCTGTCTTCAATTCCACcatcaacaagttcaagattCCCAGTTGTAAGAGCCATTTCTGATGGGGAATACTCTTCTAAGAGGAGCAGTAACAGCGACGAAAGGGAAACTATTATGTTACCTGGATGTGATTATAACCACTGGCTTATTGTTATGGAGTTCCCTAAAGATCCTGCTCCTACTAGAGAACAGATGATTGATACTTATCTTGACACTCTAGCCACCGTTCTTGGAAG TATGGAAGAGGCAAAGAAGAACATGTATGCCTTTAGTACTACCACTTACACTGGATTTCAGTGCACTGTTTCGGAAGAAACATCAGAGAAGTTTAAGG GTCTACCTGGAGTTCTATGGGTCCTGCCCGATTCTTATATAGATGTGAAGAACAAGGACTATGGag GAGATAAGTACATCAATGGAGAAATAATTCCTTGTCAGTATCCTACTTACCAACCCAAACAGGCTAACAGAACAAGAAGCAAGAGTAAAGCATATGTAAGAAGAAGAGATGGTCCTCCACCTGAACGAACAAGACAAGCAGCAGCTCCCGAGTCTTCCTCCTAA
- the LOC107008999 gene encoding uncharacterized protein LOC107008999, protein MAFYGYNDDDAGEYHWTPNYNVSYDYDAFPMSYPSYGQSTNYNYYYTAQIHPEFSYSEHNSVEPKLIQYEKGADSLETRTVISCYTKELDDTQFDEYDPTPYDGGFDMAQTYGKPLPPSNEICYPRSTPKSNGLPLDGFDYGSNNLPYVNHTNQKKENGVKDEQKSSSGVKEKTSFGKPGQQDQDFVIDNGKTGEKPILEKPVEPLQQDQDVVVDNGSIGEYGYDYGRQLQQIPYGSGLESMDLCESLFGYWPCIAKETQRRNCNCANVVEDNSSSYNEQWKCTADYLFGNPYGYGGDGGDWNCLYSNQSYYNHQQQL, encoded by the coding sequence ATGGCTTTCTATGGCTACAATGATGATGATGCTGGTGAGTACCATTGGACTCCTAATTATAAtgtctcttatgattatgatgctTTTCCAATGTCATATCCTTCCTATGGGCAAAGTACTAATTACAATTACTACTATACTGCTCAAATACATCCAGAATTCAGTTACTCTGAACACAACTCTGTTGAGCCAAAACTTATCCAATATGAAAAGGGGGCTGATTCATTGGAGACAAGAACTGTAATTTCTTGTTATACCAAAGAACTGGATGATACTCAGTTTGATGAATATGATCCAACCCCTTATGATGGTGGTTTTGATATGGCTCAAACCTATGGAAAACCCCTTCCTCCCtcaaatgaaatatgttatCCTCGTTCGACTCCCAAGTCTAATGGACTTCCATTAGATGGTTTCGACTATGGATCAAATAATTTGCCCTATGTAAATCACACCAatcaaaagaaagagaatggTGTTAAAGATGAGCAAAAATCTTCATCTGGTGTGAAAGAAAAAACCAGTTTTGGAAAACCTGGTCAACAAGATCAAGATTTTGTAATCGATAATGGGAAAACAGGGGAAAAACCCATTCTTGAAAAACCAGTAGAACCCCTTCAGCAAGATCAagatgttgttgttgataatgGGAGTATAGGGGAATATGGATATGATTATGGGAGGCAATTGCAACAAATTCCATATGGTTCAGGTTTGGAATCCATGGATTTATGTGAGAGCTTATTTGGTTACTGGCCTTGCATAGCTAAGGAAACTCAGAGAAGAAATTGTAACTGTGCAAATGTTGTTGAAGATAACAGCAGCAGCTACAATGAACAATGGAAATGTACTGCAGATTATCTGTTTGGGAATCCTTATGGATATGGTGGTGATGGAGGAGATTGGAATTGTCTTTATAGCAATCAAAGTTACTATAATCATCAGCAACAACTTTAA